The genomic window tatCTGCGATGGAGGTCATTCGCTTCACACCACCTGCATCTGGTGAAACCATAACGCTGCTCTCCCATTCTGGAATATTATCTTTAATCCACTTGGTGATAGCGGGTTCAGCGTATAAATTATCCACAGGTATATTGAAGAAACCTTGGATTTGAGACGCGTGTAAATCTATCGTTATAACGTGATCGGCCCCAGCTACTGATATCAGATTAGCAAGAAGCTTAGCAGTGATCGGTGCACgacttttctcttttttatCTTGTCTGGAGTATGGAAAAGAAGGTATAACTGCTGTAACACGAGATGCCGATGCAATTTTGCAAGCGTTTATCATAATCAGAAGTTCCATAAGATTATCATTGATTTCACCACATCCACTTTGCACGATATACACATCTTCACCTCTTACTGACTCTCCAATTTCAACATTGGTTTCCTTATTGCTAAACTTCTTTAATGTAGCTCTTCCTAGGTCAAGACCAAGTCTGCCTACGATAAGTTTCGCAAGATCTGGGTGTGAGCTACCGCTAAATACTTTGATGTTCGGCATTCTTGAAGGTTCCTTATTTGTTAATTTCTGATTTCCCACTGCTACGTTTTCGTAATCTTCGTCTAATGTCATTGGCATGACTGATGTAAGTAGAgagttaaaatgttttattgatcTTGATAGTAAATGAGTTATTTGCTATAAACACATTTATCGGAGTtcaagttgaggtcgggtcggcATATACGGCATCACCGCAATGGTTCGTTATCAAAAAAGTCGGGCAAATCCGAGTATTACTCGTCAGTGTTAGGGTTCCGTATTTTTGTACATACAACAacaatatacaattttattaacgactagccgttgcccgcgtCCTACGTCAGCTTTTATTAATACGGTGGAAGTCGTTTGTTTTACATGGATAAgaaatagcctttgttactaTCCGTCCTTTTAGTAAGATATTTAGTTGCTTAATTAATGTAAATTGCATGTAAGTTATTATTGGTAACGATTATTTTCCTTAAAATAAGCCGAAAATAATAGTTCGTCTCGTTATATAGTTAGAGgaagtagaaaaaaatatgacgAATCTATATACTCTAATTATAGTCTAGTTTTATTATTCTCTTACGTATTTAAACTACTACTAGATTATCACAGTTGTAAGCCCACTGTGGTTCTTGTGATACCTACTTAAtcctactagtattataaatgtaagagtgtggatgtttgtaatTCAACCactcaaaaacggctgaacggaattgggtgaaatttggcatgcatgtagcctttaacATGGAAAAGAGCAAAGGCTATCTTTTATCCCGATGCCTtcagtagttcccgagggaaaattgaagcTTTAgatccaattctgaagtccacgcagacgaagtcgcgggcagaagctagaagCTAAATTAATATAGTTAAACTTTTCAGTTTGGGTACGTTTGGctcatattttttacaaaacggcgtatttaaaaatatggattttaaaacaattattttcgaCTTTTTATTGTTAGTCAATTTTGTGTAAAGTCATCTTTATATGCCAATATTAGGTTATAAGATTGTGAAGCAAAGTGATCCCATAAGGTTTACATTTTTTCAGTATTAAATACGGAATTCTAAAAACGAATAACGTTAAAGGCAAACAGTGTTACATCATATTATACAAAttgatattcatatttaatcGCAATTAAGcactaaaataaacatttgaacTAATTACTGTTTGATGCATTAATTGTAAATTTTCCCAAATTTCGGAAATTATTTCAATACGAATATTAGCTAAGAATAGCGGTTTCTTGTGACTTTGTCCACTTACGATTTGTGATTTATTTTCCTATGAAAACTTTCATGCTCTATTCTACAGAATATACCCTGACCCACCGAGTCGCGTCACCCGCCTGTGTAATAACTTCCATATCGCTTAGCGTTCTTTCTGATTCTTATTTTTGCTCAGctctatctttattattatcagaCAATTAAATAGATCTTAGCAGTGGTTaaacttcggcttccctttaagggggaccgagttcgatccctgacccttaacttttcggagttatgtgcgttttaagcaattaaattgtCCTTGTTGCCATAAATGATGAGTTTTACATGTAGATTAATTTTCGTACAAACACACAAGTCACTAACTTTAGTACCGTTTGTATAAGACTGACAATATCATCATCCGCAGTCCATTAACGTCCCAGTGCTGGGCACAGAACTTCATTcgcataggagagacggttttagagcacaaACCACcgtgctgctccaatgcggtttggtgggtaGTAaacgactattgtcacaagttagCTTATGGTGATCTCCGAGGCAGGGGGCTGACAACGTCAATTTTCTAACGGGCCGGTAGGTACTTTAAATTCTTTTACAGAAAATACACTCTTAGGATTCCAACACGTCCTGGGTTGTGATCCGTATTACGTATATACACACGTTAACCCTCAGACCGTCGCGGCAGAAACTCTCGACGATTCAACGGCCTattggccctgctttctgagtccaagtccgtgggttcgattcccatttgTTCCCGTTCATCacaaaaactttttgaaaatgttagtgtgatgaacgtatgtgtgtatgtatgatgtgatatgtatgttatacgtatTAATGTATgtgttattattcataaaaaatattcatcagtcatcttagtacccataacacgagctacgcttattttggagctagatggcgatgtgtgtattggcgtagtatatttatttatttacttttcagtattaatttttttatacaatcgTGAGTTGTACAATGACAAATAAAGACGGACATTTGTGAGTTTAATGATAGCCACTATCATTAAACTCAGTCATGAATATGGTTgtagattacagtcaagggttaacCTTTAgcggattaaaaataaataataaaactagtcTAATAATAGACTACCTGTAAGACGCTGCTGCCAtcgaagaaaacatcgtgaggaatcctgcattaTTATATTGCATAAGTAGGTCATTGTAAGCCCTCTGCGTATACGCCACCCACAGGCTGCACGTGTAGATCGTTTGGTTGAACGTTTGGCATAATAACGTCTAAATATTGGCATTTCTTGGCGAATATAGGAAGAAACCCGTAGTCCATGGTGTTGCTATCCAATGGAATCTGGGATGGGCCAGCCAATGGATACCTTACCAGTATTTTCAGACAGTTTATTAGGTGTTCGTACCTACAAGTGGATTGGGATGAATCCATTAACACTCGTAGAGTTCTGTCAGCTACATCCTATTGTGCAAGCTAAAACGATTATTGACAGAAGCCTTACCACAGATTATTTATCAATCGTACAGTTGGGTAAAAGATTTATCGCAGCAACCGCTTCTGCTCTTctcttgattatttattaatatttaaaaatagaacacgtGTTTGATACTACTTTctgtattgaaattcaaataagtacaatattattataatttagggaATTCTGAGGTGaggttataataaatttattattaacacacTTTCTTATACCGGGTTGGCTTAAAATTTACTTAGCATTCGTTTTCATAAACTTTCTCGTTGTAGTAGTTTGAATTCATTCGgatcatgaaataaatattttagcggAATGGGTTAGTAACCAAtatcgctaaatcgcttcgcggcaTGTCTCTGTTGGTAAGGGTAAGTAAGTAGGCACAGCCGAAGGATCCAGACCTGACAAGAgataaattctgaaattataaattcccatatttcCAGGATGATTTGTCATTTATATACCGATACATTGTACGATTGCTAAACTGCGGCTATTCAAAAGGGTTCAATTACAAGGTGAATATCCCTGAGGCTTTCGAACTCACTcgaaaatgtcgtttaccattttAATCTTAGAGGAATCCAATACTTGCGCACGTGACGTTCTATGTATGTATTGGAATTTCTTTTATTTGACTAAATTCATTGTTAAAGTAGCTTAAAATAGTATAgcttaaaaattctaataaaaatcCTAAGAAATATGCCAAAGTGTTTTATTTGAGAGTTATttagtccttccttcacgccctaaccgAGCCACCAAACAAACAGATTGATGGCATAGGGTTAATTGAAAGAAAGGAAAATAACATAGACttgtttttattccaggaaaacaaccgggtttaaaaaaaaccgtaattaacgcggacgaagaacgcggctACTGCTATttatatagtatactagctcactcgttattcgcggccgggccgcccgctgcatttttcttgctttttgcgtttctatactcgtcgcaacttctaagcgattaggttcaatttgaataatttaaaaagggatttggaggtatataatcaaaattaatatttataaaactatgtatttggataaggattaatattattataggaatGTCAACATCATACGATTATACCcgtgttttgaaagaaaaattataaaaaaacagttattgtgacttaaccataacagttagacttatagcctcgcggattcttttgtagataatcacgattactttaaacatgtagtacattatttttatgtataatcaaTCATTATCGCGTCGTAAGCCAGTTCTACGGAAGAGTGGTTTTTTGTAGGACGGGTAGTGCGATATTTGGTACACCCATTCCATAAATTGCCAGTGCGCAGTTCTCCATGCAATAAAGTTTAGTATTAAGTTACTTCTCCGGACTAGAAACCTGACTGTCAAAATCGATCCAGCACTTTCGCAGTTTAGCCAGGACAAAATGACGGACGGCTGTCTGttgtaaaaaattgttatttttagtattacgtcttttattttataattctgaATTTAGCAAAAAGTActcctattttatttattttcgaagaCCGCTATGgttcataataaattttatacatagATAACATGGAATGAGTATTATGCGCATTAGCATATTATACGAAAAGAAAACATGGTTGCTTTTTTTAAGGCTCTTATATTCTCACGGTTCTATAAATCAAAGACGAATAAAGCGCCCAGAAAAAACTTTGAAGTTTAAGTAAATCCGTCGAATTTGTATGAGGATGTTCATTTTTggcatttgttattattttaaaaaaaattaaagatttacgGTCTCGTCGATGTCACGTTAGcttacatgaaaacttacaAAAAGGTAATAGAATCTAggataataaattaacaacaaTTTCTTCATCAGTTTCTAAATGGCATAAATCGACGAAGGTGTTCAGTTGTCTATAGTTATCATAGTTGTTCATTTCTTCGTCCATGCCGTAGATGTTTATAAACTGGATGTCGTATGCCCAAAATCCGCTCCCGATATCGCATATTGGATCAAAGTCTTTTCCATCAGCAGTTATGGTCATGTTTGTATCGTTGGCCACGAATACCAAACTCATATTCTTTGTAATAAACTGCTTTCCTGATGCTTGGCATACAGACGTTTCGTTGTCTGTGGTACACTCCAAAGCGATGATAACTGAGAACGGCGTGAGGAATTGTGTACTTTCAGCAGTCGATTGTGCttcctaaaaaaatatcattaatattagctatctttatattatttattctattaccGTGGCGGTACTACAGGTATTACCTAAAGTTTAATTTGACTCTCTCTCTGATTTAGTAATTTAGGCATAGTTGGGTCAACGATGTTTACACAATTTGGGCACACCTAAACTAATGGAATAACCTatccattacaaaaaaaatatttaaatcagttaatatttgacggagttatgatgtaaaatcgtcaaacactaaatcatattatatatgatTTAGAATAGGTACCTACCCATTTTTGATATCCAAACAATCATTTTCCTACATTAGCGATTTATTCCAAATCGAAGTATAAAAAGCCTTTTCCTGGTAAGGGCATTTACGGAGGAACTatttcttgtaattttttttacaaataatatttttatggtattataaataaaataaccacGACGTTTTCTTTGTAATAACAGTATGCgttgtaaaggaaaaaaaaaaatccaatttgtCAGGTTTAGTCTGGCTTGAAACAGACAgacatagatattttttatcagaATTATACTTCTTATTTTCAGGATGTAAACATATGGCAATTAAATTGTTGTTTAAAAAGACAAGTCGCTAGtaagcagaaataagcatctcAATCTTATATGGATTATCGAAGATAGACTTACCTTTTGATAAATTAGTATCGAGCCACCTTTAATAAACGTAAGGAAGTCGGCTTCAGCTGTCATCATAGTAATAGGGTCTCCTTCATTTGCTTCTAGTTTAAGGCCACTCCAAAGTTCGTACCATGTTCCAGGGGGCAACCACATATGTACATGACTTTGAAAAGGTGTTAAGTTTGGAACTACCAATAGGCTGTCTCCTACACTAAACTGTGTATCAATATCATGCAATGCTTCAGATAATGGGAACTGATAAAACATCGGTCTTAGCAACGGACCTTCTTGAAGTGTAGTATAAAAGTAAGGTAATAAGCCAAGTCTGCGATTTAATGCTTCAATGATAATACTTCTATGTGTTCCATTAAATGCTGTTGGATATCTCATATATTTCCTGGAATGTATTTTTATCATTGGGAAGTAAGTGGCTGCCAAATACCATTTAACACAGAGGTTTGATTGGGTTGTGTGGTTAAAGTTCTCAGTGTCTCCACAAATCGGACTTGACCAAAGCCAGTGACCAGAAATTCCTCCAAGAGCTGCCGCTATTAGTTCTCGATGCAGATTTGTCCAAGATGCATCAATATTTTGTCTGTTTATTGCGAAACCGCCATTCATCCATAGACTACTTGACCAGATTGGTGTTGAATTATCTTTTTTGGCAAAAGCTTTGGCAAAGTCATTACCGTATGTGTTATGTTTGAACAGATATAATTCGTTGTCATTAACAAGTGATAAGTTCCATTGCGGTGTATTTGCAAATGCGTTTTCAAAGttctgtaatattaaaaaatatagacgataaatatttacatcaaTATTAACATGATATCAAACTTCGAtaaccactgctggacatagctctTTTATAGAGAGTTCCAATTCGAGTGCACAAGGTACTCAAATTGGAATTCGCTGGTCGCTTGATTCCAGCGGTTCTCTGCAACTTATTTGTTGGTGATGCCAGACGGGTAGTGCTAGCTTCCATTGGTTTTCCCAACTATATTCCCgaccatattataatataatgactttataatttggttatttttggATCTCCTTATGTATGATTTGATCATGTAAAGATAATCTCTGTCCAGCGCTTACTGATTGACTTGAGTTTTCTTGTCAAGTTAAAAGCATGGGTACTAACTGCCATGCTTTATAGCTGTAAGTCATTACTGGCAACGTGCACTGTTCTACTTTGATTTGAGGCGCAGCATTTTGAACGAAAAGATTCATCAAGTGTCCTTAGCGCAAATAAGTAGttaattagtataaataatacatttttaaatacctCACTAAAATATGGCAAATATAAAGCAGTTTCATTCATTTGTTTCTCTAAGTTATCTAATGGCCAATTGTTTTGTAGTACCACACCATTAAATTGATCGTAAGCCCATAAGTTATCAATAAATGCGTCAGGTGCTTCATTATAATTTGGGTATATAACTTCGATATCGTTAATGGCACCTCTATATATTTCGAGTGTATTTGGTCGACGATACATAATATCTTCATATGTACGTATAATTTGACAACCTTCTTTATCTTTTCTTTGAGCAGTCGTATTATTTCCTTCTTCAGTCAACGTTTCATTAGATTCTTCCTCGAAGTAACGTatctgttaaatttaaattagattaACATCCACACTTAAATGCTTAGTCGCCATTATTTCTACTACAGAGGGTCTCAACTCAGTATGaggagggttaaggccgttgttcCTCACGCTGGCCGAGTTTGGTAGAACGTTGATGATTTGAGAACGTTGTGtagactctcaggcatgccggtttcaaTGTATTCCATCACTGTTCAAATGTTTCAAGTCAGTGATgcttttattgcttaaaatataCGCACACACATAGCTCCGAAGAGTTAAAGATGAGTGCgtgagatcgaactcggtcccttcGAAACAGAGGCAGAAACTTTAATCACTAggatatttacttacttacgtaCTTAGGACTTTAATGCTTAATGAAGTACTGTTTTAATAATACTAATTGCGTAATCTCGTGCAAAAGTGTTATTGTTGTCGGTACGTGTTGAAAATCTGGAGAATGTAATGTACAGTTTTTTAACTTAGTTATGGAAGAAAATGAAGTCTtatctgaataatttacaaagaaatatttttggCAACTGACGAAAGTATTTCTCAAGTTCATCATAGCTGTTTAGAATTAGTACATACTAGTATCGATGTAACTTGAATATGAACaccgtttgaaaaaaaaaggaaaacattatttatttctatgttttataaattttctataatatttagtTGCCCAGTACTTTTTTTGTCACATAAAAACTCTTTGTtggtattacaaaaaaaaaatctgcactACCcggttaaattaatataatatataattttttaatatttaatttattatgtattattttatttgtgtaatctagtttaagtattagtatgtagttattagtatgtatttttttttaatatgcgcaacctgcagtatgttatccttttgttttccttatcctaaggttgcctggaagagatcgctacaaagcgataaggccgccttttgtatacctcttctgtctgtgttttcttttattctttttttgtatttttatttgtgtgcaaataaagagtataaataaaaataaataaataaattacaaatagtccatcttcatacatataacttgcagtagggtacaaacttaacttaagcgggtcatcataaataaaacacaagtgcggtaatgttaaataaaacacgcgtgtctatTATATTAGGTTATGAGCCTTATTTCGATGTGATAAAGTTTAcattacgagtatatatagaCTACTTACGTAAGGAGATACGTATGGCACAAATTTTTTACCAGCTTCTCTGACAATATTGGCACCACTGTTTACTATATCAATATTGCTAATATTGCTTGACTTGCATTGATCAATGTTGAATACTATAGGACCGTGTCCACAATGACTATCGAATGGTAATTGGTTCCTTGTAGCGTTTGATATGAAGTTGTCCAGATCCATATCTGGGACTTCactggaaaaaaaaagtaagtaaagttgtgttagtgttagtagagctttttgttacaGGGCTCGTCAGAGGAAGTTCTACcaccatgcatatttctgcctctaagcagtattgttgtaatgctgtgttccggtataaAGGGCGtcgttgccagtgtaattacaggacaCCTGATCCTTAGGTTAATGGAGACAGAGATGcactttgtgtttttatttttagttagttttatttctccataaagttctcaagggcgtgtgaagttcgCTAatccctgggccagcgtggttgattacgacataaacttaaactaaacCTACAACTTTATTccctactagcggacccgcgacttcgaccgcgaataagtcgacttaaaaaaaacacgtcaattttatgcctatccaaaaaaccacgtcagtctaaaactccgttgcgcggattttgaaacacAGATGGAGAAAAAATAGCGAAAAAATAGcgatcctgtagaagctgtttgcttttccgggataaaacgaagcctatgagctatgccagactatattgtatctttgccaaattttagccaaatcggttcattccttgtggcgttaaagcgtaacaaacatccatccatacatacatccatccatccaaataTCTactctcacaaactttcgcatttataatattagtaggatggtacgcatgcattcgatcgttgtcccatatgccttgcgacttgctgtgtGAAGaatgtccttgatctccaacaatatttatcagattttcattaaaattagacaatacctGCTTAGTAGTACACacggtcaaataaaaaaagaatgtttaaaatcggtgcaaaattgataaaaaatttcatcctatatcccggaggaaacttattgtttatcgggataaaaagtatcctatatgttgacccgggatatcagctaccactataccaaattttatttaaatccgttcagtagttttcacttgatgcccggacagacagacagacagacagacagacagatagacagtcAGACGAAAATTAAACAAGAATCTGTTTTGGAcgcagtatcgattataaagtatattataccccagtcaaaattttcaaaatattttaaatgtacagaaatcttccagttacagttttattataagtatagattaagaaaatgtagatagaatTCCGACCTTGTCTGAGCCAAAGCCCTGAGTCAAGGGCTGGCTTGTAGTGGTTTCATTCCACTACAGTGCAATATCACCGGCTagcctattaggggtatggtagttatattaaacccatacctctaatcggtgtctacgcgacatcgtaccgggacgctaaatcgctatCGGCAACTAGCCACAActtccaccagacaagaccagacagaattaagaaaatatgaaataagAATAGAACGGGGATCAAACCGGGACCTGCTacttaaaaccatagcgctcaTATCTGAGCTTAGGAGGTCGTCAGCAGTTGAAAATACtcttaaatatgtttaaaaacatACCTACAGACATGAATCCCCAGCATCCAATATTCCAGTTGTTTATGATGGCCTATTATTATCATCACGTCTTCCATAATCCCCTTTGGCTCTGGACCGACAAACAAATGAAATTTCAAGCCGTAATTTGTTATACTGCGCACAACGATCTGCCCGCCAGGGTGTACCAAAATCTCTGTTGGCTCATTTACATCAATCAATAGTCCATGAaaagatgtatttattttggCGAATATTAATGGGATAGAACTCATATCTCCATCGTTgctgtatattattttagttgtgTTCTTCTTTAAAGGTATCTCGCCTAAACCGTACATGGTTTCGTTTGTCAATTTGAAAGCGATCTCCCAAATATTATCTGATGCAATCAATGGTCCTCCGACAGTATTGAAGATTGTACCTTGTGATGCGTTGACAGCTATATTAATCTCAGGTGTACCAACTTCATAGGAATATTCCTTGTCACTTAAACGTTTGCTGGGAAAGGATGTGTTTCGAGAATTGTAGAACGTTATAGCCAAGTGTGTAGCTGACTCTTCGTCGATAGACAGTCTCACTTGCGGTATGCTATTTTGGTTTGAAAACGGCACTGTAGCTATTCTCGGATGCAATACAATATCATCACTCCAAGGCTGATCTATTATGTAGGAAAATCTTGAAGGAATCCGATGAAAGCACATGTGCAAGTTGCGGTCGTAACAGCATTGATGGTGACATTCCTCTTCGGGCATCTGTCCAACGCCACAAGCGAGTCTAGTTTCTCTGGGGATTAGGCAGGAACCAATGGAGAATCCGTCGGACGGTGGTATATTCAGGGCCGTGAAGAAGTAAAAGTGATATAAAAGCAAAGGAACTGCtattcctaatattataaatactattgTGATTTTTAGAGGTTGGTTCAATAAAATCCGGTCGTACCATTTTATATCTGTAACATAAATGTTGAAAtcagttaatattaaaagtgaTTTAGCTAATATTAGAAGATGTACACTTAAGATTTAATAGGGTTTCTTTTTGATAGGAAAGTTGTACGGTAGCTATGTTCTTTAGCATTTGTTGTTATAgaggcaatagaaatacattatCTGTTAAAATTTCCACTGTCTGACTTTCACGGTTCAAAAGATACAGCCAGGTGATAGACGGACAGACAAAGATACgatggacagcggagtcttagtaatagggtcccgttttactcCCTGGTTACGGAACCCtcagaattaataaataataaatgataggaTTCTAGGTCTCCATAAATAGAACTTTGAGGTACGAatctttcaataaaataaatattttaattacgacCCAATATTGAttcatgaaattatattttaagttcgGAAGTAGGTACTgactgttaataaataaaaaataaattttcttttttaagcaAATACTTACTGTTTAGTTTTTCGTAAGGATAAAACACTTCGGAGTCAACGAACTCCTCTTTTGAATCGTTAATATGAGGTATCATATTGTTTGTTCAGCTTTTTTCTTATAACTTCTACCTTAGTAACACGTAGGTGCTCCTATCTGAAAcgtaataatagaaatatataaaagtaataataatgtatctTTAATGAAACCGCTACACCTATCTATAACTTACACAGAGATATTAAGGAGAatgacataggatacttttcttCCCTGAAAAACTATATCCCGCGGTATATTGAAAAAGCCAAAACAAAGGTGAACGAAGCCACAGGCACGcct from Pararge aegeria chromosome 20, ilParAegt1.1, whole genome shotgun sequence includes these protein-coding regions:
- the LOC120632810 gene encoding ribose-phosphate pyrophosphokinase 2-like codes for the protein MPMTLDEDYENVAVGNQKLTNKEPSRMPNIKVFSGSSHPDLAKLIVGRLGLDLGRATLKKFSNKETNVEIGESVRGEDVYIVQSGCGEINDNLMELLIMINACKIASASRVTAVIPSFPYSRQDKKEKSRAPITAKLLANLISVAGADHVITIDLHASQIQGFFNIPVDNLYAEPAITKWIKDNIPEWESSVMVSPDAGGVKRMTSIADRLDIDFAIIHKERQRANVEDSTVLVGDVKNRTAIMVDDLADTCDTIVKGAEKLLEAGANKIYAILTHGVLAGNAIDKINNSCLEAFVVTNTIPQDKNMKMCPKLQTMDISVMLAEAIRRTHYAESVSYLFNNVPY
- the LOC120632710 gene encoding probable alpha-glucosidase Os06g0675700, with translation MIPHINDSKEEFVDSEVFYPYEKLNNIKWYDRILLNQPLKITIVFIILGIAVPLLLYHFYFFTALNIPPSDGFSIGSCLIPRETRLACGVGQMPEEECHHQCCYDRNLHMCFHRIPSRFSYIIDQPWSDDIVLHPRIATVPFSNQNSIPQVRLSIDEESATHLAITFYNSRNTSFPSKRLSDKEYSYEVGTPEINIAVNASQGTIFNTVGGPLIASDNIWEIAFKLTNETMYGLGEIPLKKNTTKIIYSNDGDMSSIPLIFAKINTSFHGLLIDVNEPTEILVHPGGQIVVRSITNYGLKFHLFVGPEPKGIMEDVMIIIGHHKQLEYWMLGIHVCSEVPDMDLDNFISNATRNQLPFDSHCGHGPIVFNIDQCKSSNISNIDIVNSGANIVREAGKKFVPYVSPYIRYFEEESNETLTEEGNNTTAQRKDKEGCQIIRTYEDIMYRRPNTLEIYRGAINDIEVIYPNYNEAPDAFIDNLWAYDQFNGVVLQNNWPLDNLEKQMNETALYLPYFSENFENAFANTPQWNLSLVNDNELYLFKHNTYGNDFAKAFAKKDNSTPIWSSSLWMNGGFAINRQNIDASWTNLHRELIAAALGGISGHWLWSSPICGDTENFNHTTQSNLCVKWYLAATYFPMIKIHSRKYMRYPTAFNGTHRSIIIEALNRRLGLLPYFYTTLQEGPLLRPMFYQFPLSEALHDIDTQFSVGDSLLVVPNLTPFQSHVHMWLPPGTWYELWSGLKLEANEGDPITMMTAEADFLTFIKGGSILIYQKEAQSTAESTQFLTPFSVIIALECTTDNETSVCQASGKQFITKNMSLVFVANDTNMTITADGKDFDPICDIGSGFWAYDIQFINIYGMDEEMNNYDNYRQLNTFVDLCHLETDEEIVVNLLS